One window of the Anas acuta chromosome 12, bAnaAcu1.1, whole genome shotgun sequence genome contains the following:
- the LOC137863222 gene encoding olfactory receptor 5V1-like has product MANQTSASEFVLLGLTSDPHLQSLLFFVFSVIYFITLFGNMLIMIVISTDSHLHCPMYFFLFHLAFIDICYATTTVPKMLVNFLVKQKSIGFGACITQMSLILLSAGSEIFMLSAMAYDRFVAVCNPLHYQEAMNKLFCNQLVGSAWAMGFLHSIINTLPMLNVQFCNYTEIKHFSCELPPLLSAACCRTTLNKVVLLSSAVIFGSSSFLLTLTSYIYIISTVLKIQSSKGRQKAFSTCSSHLIIVVLLYTTALFQYTKSSSSSSLILDQLFSIQYSILTPMLNPIIYSLKNNDMKTALGRMLGKIKVSQSL; this is encoded by the coding sequence ATGGCAAACCAAACAAGTGCAAGTGAGTTTGTTCTATTGGGACTTACAAGTGACCCACATCTTCAaagcctcctcttctttgtcttttccgttatttattttattactctTTTTGGAAATATGTTGATCATGATTGTAATAAGTACTGATTCCCACCTTCACTGCCCTatgtacttcttcctttttcacttaGCCTTCATAGACATCTGTTATGCCACCACCACTGTTCCTAAGATGCTGGTGAATTTCCTAGTGAAGCAGAAAAGCATTGGATTCGGTGCCTGTATTACACAGATGTCCCTTATCCTTCTTTCAGCTGGTAGTGAAATTTTCATGCTCTCAGCAATGGCATATGACCGATTTGTTGCTGTCTGTAACCCGCTGCACTACCAAGAGGCTATGAACAAGCTTTTCTGTAACCAGCTGGTGGGGAGTGCATGGGCAATGGGATTCTTACATTCCATTATAAACACACTGCCAATGTTAAATGTACAATTCTGCAACTACACAGAAATTAAGCATTTCAGCTGTGAGTTgccccctctcctctctgcagcatGCTGTAGAACCACCCTCAATAAAGTTGTTCTTTTGTCTTCTGCGGTGATCTTTGGGTCAAGCTCCTTCCTGCTCACCCTCACCTCCTATATCTATATCATCTCTACTGTCCTGAAGATACAGTCTTcaaagggaaggcagaaagcaTTCTCCACTTGCAGCTCCCACCTCATCATAGTGGTTTTGCTATACACAACTGCTCTGTTCCAGTACACAAAATCCAGCTCAAGTTCTTCACTCATTCTAGATCAACTGTTTTCCATCCAGTACAGCATTTTAACTCCCATGTTAAATCCCATAATCTACAGCCTGAAAAATAATGATATGAAAACAGCTTTGGGCAGAATGTTAGGGAAAATTAAAGTTTCACAATCACTGTAA
- the LOC137863079 gene encoding olfactory receptor 11L1-like codes for MVNDTAVLEFRLLGFSGNPQYQILLFIVFLVIYILTILGNVIIISVVTLEPRLHLPMYKFLKNLSFLEVCYTSTIVPKMLANLLAERKSISFSGCMAQLFYFITLGATECYLLAAMAYDRYLAVCEPLHYIVTMTAESYTRLAVGSWITGVFTGFLPCLMVSRLHFCSCNLIDHFFCDISPLLKLSCSDTTVTEAVIFILSLLVLSSCFLLVLVSYLLIILSILKIPSTSGKRMTFSTCSSHLMVVTIYYGTMISMYVRPTYRLSSELSKAVSVLYTVVTPLLNPVIYGLRNKGFKEALEKIVIRHHRLRAL; via the coding sequence ATGGTAAATGACACAGCAGTACTGGAATTCAGGCTACTGGGTTTCAGTGGCAACCCACAGTACCAGATCCTGCTATTCATAGTGTTCTTGGTTATTTATATTCTCACCATTTTAGGAAACGTCATTATTATTTCAGTAGTGACACTGGAGCCACGACTTCATTTACCTATGTACAAATTTCTCAAGAACCTCTCTTTCCTAGAGGTCTGTTACACCAGCACAATTGTACCCAAGATGCTGGCCAATCTATtggcagagaggaaaagcaTCTCTTTCTCAGGGTGCATGGCACAGCTTTTCTACTTCATTACCCTGGGAGCCACTGAGTGCTACCTCTTGGCAGCAATGGCATATGACCGATACCTTGCAGTCTGTGAACCCCTGCACTATATTGTGACTATGACTGCTGAGTCTTATACTCGTCTGGCTGTGGGCTCCTGGATCACTGGTGTCTTCACTGGTTTTCTCCCCTGTCTGATGGTCTCCAGATTGCACTTCTGCAGTTGCAACCTCATTGATCATTTCTTCTGTGATATCTCTCCACTGTTGAAGCTCTCATGCTCAGACACCACTGTAACAGAAGCTGTCATCTTCATCCTCTCTCTCCTGGTCCtttccagctgctttctgttgGTTCTTGTCTCATACCTACTTATAATCCTCAGTATCCTAAAGATCCCCTCTACTTCTGGGAAAAGAATGACTTTCTCCACCTGCAGCTCACACCTCATGGTTGTGACTATATACTATGGTACAATGATTTCCATGTATGTCCGTCCCACCTACCGCCTATCCTCAGAGCTCAGCAAGGCTGTATCTGTGCTCTACACAGTGGTGACACCCCTTCTGAATCCAGTCATCTATGGCTTGAGAAACAAAGGATTCAAGGAGGCATTGGAAAAAATAGTCATCAGACACCATCGTCTTCGTGCTTTGTAA